DNA from Limnohabitans sp.:
ACTTTTCTGGTGGCCGATGACCACCCGCTGAACCGTTTGTTGCTCAAGCAAGTGCTGCAAAACGCTTGGCCTCTGAGCATCGTGCTGGAGGCTGTGGATGGGCAAAAGACTTTGGAGCTGTTGCGCGAACAGGCGGTTGACATGGTGTTCATGGACATGGTCATGCCCGTCATGGACGGCATTGACGCCACCCTGCTGATTCGTCAGGAGCCTGAGGCGCGCATCCGGCAAGTGCCGGTGCTGGGTTTGACGGCCAATGTCAATCCTGTAGACCTGGGGCGTTTCAAGGCGGCAGGGCTGAGTGACTTGATGCTCAAGCCTTTCGAGCCCGAACAGTTTTGCCGTCGAATTGAGCTGCTGTTGTTGGCGTGAGGTACTGCTGCATGAGCCTTTGGCGTGATGTCTCGGTCTCAACCCTGGTGGCTGGCTTTGTTGCCGTGTTGGTCGGGTTCAGCAGTTCTGTGGCCGTTGTGTTTTCGGCCGCGCAAGCCTTGGGGGCCACCCCTGAACAACTGGTGTCCTGGATGTGGGCCTTGGGCATTGGCATGGGCGTGACCAGTTTGGGTTTGAGCCTGTGGTACCGGCAACCCGTGCTGACGGCCTGGTCAACACCCGGTGCGGCGGTATTGGCCGTGAGCCAAGGCGTGAGCTTGCCGGAGGCCACGGGGGCTTTCTTGGTGTGTGCGTTGCTGATCATGCTGGCAGGCTACAGCGGTTGGTTTGAACGCTTGATGTCTAAAATTCCTTTGGCTTTGGCCAGTGCTTTGTTGGCCGGGGTGTTGGCCCGCTTTGCGCTGGACGCCGTGGGGGCCGTGGCGCATGCGCCGGTGTTGGTGCTGGCCATGACCCTGACCTATCTGCTGGGTCGGCGCTGGTGGCCGCGCTGGTCGGTGCCCGTGGTGTTGTTGGTGGGCATGGGGGTGGCGGCACTGCAAGGCCAGCTGCAGCTGGCCAGTGTGGCCTGGACTTGGGCGGTGCCCGTGTGGGTGAGCCCAGCTTGGAGTGGTGCCGCCATGGTCAGCGTGGCCCTGCCGCTTTTTGTGGTGACCATGGCTTCGCAAAACCTGCCGGGTGTGGCGGCGCAGCGGGCTTCGGGTTATGACACGCCGATCTCTCCCGTGGTGGGGGCGACTGGTTTGGCCAGCTTGGTCTTGGCCCCTTTTGGCGGCTACGCCCTCAATTTGGCCGCGATCACGGCGGCGATCTGCATGGGCAAAGAAGCCCATTCCGACACCAGCCGCCGTTACACCGCTTCGGTTGCGGCGGGCTTGTTGTACATCGCTTTGGGTTTGGCGGGGGGCACCATCGTCAGCCTGATGGCTGCGTTTCCGCAGGCGCTGGTTTTGGCGGTGGCTGGCTTGGCTTTGCTCGGCACCATGGCCTCGGGTTTGGCGGTGGCCGTCAAAGACGAGCAGCACCGTGAGGCTGCGCTGCTCACATTCTTGGTGACGCTCTCGGGGGTGACGCTGATGGGCGTGGGTTCGGCCTTTTGGGGCGTGGTGGTCGGCGGTTTGGCGCAGTGGTTGTGGACACGACGTCAAGCAGCATCACATTGAAAAAATCTTCCCCGGGTTCATGATGTTGTGCGGGTCCAGCGCCCGCTTGATGGTGCGCATCATGTCCACCGCGCCTTCGCCGGTTTCGGTGCGCAAGAAGTCCATCTTGTGCAGGCCAATGCCGTGCTCGCCGGTGCAGGTGCCCCCTAAGCGCAGGGCGCGGCTGACCAATTGTTGGTTGAGCGCTTCGGCGGTTTCGCACTCTTGCGGGTTGTTCGGGTCGATCAAATAGCCAAAGTGGAAGTTGCCATCGCCCACATGGCCGACCAAAAAGTAAGGCAGGCCGCTGGCATCGGTTTCGGTGATGGAGTCGAGCAGGCAATCGGCCAGGCGGCTGATCGGCACGCAGGTGTCGGTGCTGATGGCGCGGCAGCCGGGTTTGCTCTGGATGGCCGCAAAGTAGGCGTTGTGCCGTGCCGTCCACAGGCGGGTGCGCTCTTCGGGGGTGGTGGCCCATTCAAACGAATTGCCGCCAAACTCGCTGGCGATTTCTTGCACCGTCTCGGCTTGTTCTTTCACGCCCGCAGGCGAGCCGTGAAACTCCATCAACAACAGGGGCTCTTCGCGCAGACTCAGTTTGGCATGCGTGTTGACCATGCGCACCGTGTTGTGGTCGATCAGCTCCACCCGGGCGATCGGCACGCCCAGTTGAATGGTCTGGATCACGGTGCGCACCGCGGCTTCGATGCTGGGGAAAGAGCAAATGGCCGCCGAGATGGCTTCGGGCAAGGGATACAGGCGCACGGTGACCTCGGTGATCACGCCCAGCGTGCCTTCGCTGCCCACCATCAGGCGGGTCAGGTCGTAGCCGGCGCTCGATTTTTTGGCGCGCGTGCCGGTGCGGATCACTTCGCCTGCTGCGGTGACCACTTCAAGGGCCAACACATTTTCGCGCATGGTGCCGTAACGCACGGCGTTGGTGCCGCTGGCCCGCGTGGCGCTCATGCCGCCAAGGGTGGCGTCGGCACCCGGATCGATCGGGAAAAACAGGCCGGTGGACTTGATCTCTTCGTTGAGCTGCTTGCGCGTCACGCCCGGCTGCACCGTCACCGTCAGGTCTTCGGCGTTGATGGTCAACACCTTGTTCATGCGCATCAAGTCAATGCTGATGCCGCCTTGCACCGCCAACAAATGGCCTTCGAGCGAAGAGCCCACGCCAAATGGAATCACCGGCACCTTGTGCTCGGCGCACAACTTGACAGCGTCTGCCACATCCTGCGTGTTTTCGGCAAACACCACGGCGGCAGGGGGCGGCACATGGGTGAAGGCCGACTCGTCGCGGCCATGCTGCTCGCGCACCACCAGCGCGGTCGAGCAGTTGCCGCTAAAGCGGGCTTTGAGCGCGGTCAAAAAGGCCTCGGGCACCGCGCGTTGCGTGATTTCGGGGGCCAGGTGGGCGGCAGAGGTTGGGGCGTTCATGGGTGTCTCCTCAAACATTGGCCTCGTTATGGACCAATTGGAAAAGAGATTATGTCGTCAACGGCTTGGTTGCGTACTTCTCACCATGGATTTGAATGCATCCAAGAGCAAGGCAGGATCAGCCCCTTTGTGGTTGGCGCTCAATTGCAAAAGATTCAATTTGGCGCGTGGGTAGTTGGCTTTGGCTGCTTTTTGTAGCAATGACAAGGCTTCTTTGTTGCGGCCAGCGCCATGCCAACTCTCAGCAAGCAAGGTTTGTGCAATCGGGAAACCCTCATCAGCACCCATTTGAAACCAGTGTCTGGCCAAGGTATTGTTGCCGCCTGTTCGTGATACGGCACCTGTTTTTGAGTTCAGGGTTTTGCCGACACCTTGTTCGTAAAGCATCCCCAGTGTGGTCATGGCGATCACATTGCCCGCTTGGGCCAACTGAGTCATTTCAGGAATCTCATCTTCAGTCATATGGCGCACACGCTGCTGAATTTGCCAATCCATTTCACTCCATTGCGCATCGGTCATTCCCATGAACCAAAGTTGCGGCTGCTGGCGGGTCGCCAATCGGTCAGAGCGCTTCTTGCCGGGTGTGCCCCCGCTTTGGCGTGGGCTTGCACTGGCCACCACTTGGGTATCGGGGGGGGGCAAAAAATAATAGTTTTGCGTGATGGACGACTCGTACCAAGGAATTTGATCGTCCCGTGTGGTGTTGCGCACCAGGGTGTTGACCTTTTTGAACACGTCCTCCAGGGTCAGCCCAGACTCCAAAAGTGTGCTGGCCAGGGCCGCGGTGTAAACGCTGTTCGATTCGCGACCATCGGCGGCCAATTGGCCGGGTTGGGTCGAATAGGCCAGCAAAGTGCCGCGAGGCGCTTGCACTTTGGCCAGTCCCATGGGGCCAGTGCTGCGGTAGCGTACAGGCGGCGGCGGTTGAAACGGATTGTCTCGGCACGCATCGAGCACCACGATATTGACCGCCGAGCGTGCTGCGCCCAGCTCATCCAACATGCGTCGCAGAGGATAGGCCCGCTGCTGCACGCTTTGCTCGCTGCTCAGTTGAATGTCCACGGGCATCAAATAGCTGGCTCCCCCAATTTGGACGCCATGACCTGCGTAGAACAACAAAGCCGTTGCACCCGCTGGCAACTCGCGTGCAAAGCGGGCCACCTGTTCGGCCATTTGCTCACGCGTGACATCCAGCGAGGTTTGCACCTCGAAACCCAGACGCGTAAGCGTTTGTGTCATCAACCGTGCATCGTTGGCAGGGTTCTTTAGAGAACGATTGAAGCCTTGGTATTGGCTGTTGCCAATCACCAGCGCGTGTTTGGCTGTTT
Protein-coding regions in this window:
- a CDS encoding caspase family protein produces the protein MKRLLCVALLLLAGHLGAQEVKPPVLPDVQRNQTAKHALVIGNSQYQGFNRSLKNPANDARLMTQTLTRLGFEVQTSLDVTREQMAEQVARFARELPAGATALLFYAGHGVQIGGASYLMPVDIQLSSEQSVQQRAYPLRRMLDELGAARSAVNIVVLDACRDNPFQPPPPVRYRSTGPMGLAKVQAPRGTLLAYSTQPGQLAADGRESNSVYTAALASTLLESGLTLEDVFKKVNTLVRNTTRDDQIPWYESSITQNYYFLPPPDTQVVASASPRQSGGTPGKKRSDRLATRQQPQLWFMGMTDAQWSEMDWQIQQRVRHMTEDEIPEMTQLAQAGNVIAMTTLGMLYEQGVGKTLNSKTGAVSRTGGNNTLARHWFQMGADEGFPIAQTLLAESWHGAGRNKEALSLLQKAAKANYPRAKLNLLQLSANHKGADPALLLDAFKSMVRSTQPSR
- a CDS encoding FAD-linked oxidase C-terminal domain-containing protein; amino-acid sequence: MNAPTSAAHLAPEITQRAVPEAFLTALKARFSGNCSTALVVREQHGRDESAFTHVPPPAAVVFAENTQDVADAVKLCAEHKVPVIPFGVGSSLEGHLLAVQGGISIDLMRMNKVLTINAEDLTVTVQPGVTRKQLNEEIKSTGLFFPIDPGADATLGGMSATRASGTNAVRYGTMRENVLALEVVTAAGEVIRTGTRAKKSSAGYDLTRLMVGSEGTLGVITEVTVRLYPLPEAISAAICSFPSIEAAVRTVIQTIQLGVPIARVELIDHNTVRMVNTHAKLSLREEPLLLMEFHGSPAGVKEQAETVQEIASEFGGNSFEWATTPEERTRLWTARHNAYFAAIQSKPGCRAISTDTCVPISRLADCLLDSITETDASGLPYFLVGHVGDGNFHFGYLIDPNNPQECETAEALNQQLVSRALRLGGTCTGEHGIGLHKMDFLRTETGEGAVDMMRTIKRALDPHNIMNPGKIFSM
- a CDS encoding benzoate/H(+) symporter BenE family transporter, translated to MSLWRDVSVSTLVAGFVAVLVGFSSSVAVVFSAAQALGATPEQLVSWMWALGIGMGVTSLGLSLWYRQPVLTAWSTPGAAVLAVSQGVSLPEATGAFLVCALLIMLAGYSGWFERLMSKIPLALASALLAGVLARFALDAVGAVAHAPVLVLAMTLTYLLGRRWWPRWSVPVVLLVGMGVAALQGQLQLASVAWTWAVPVWVSPAWSGAAMVSVALPLFVVTMASQNLPGVAAQRASGYDTPISPVVGATGLASLVLAPFGGYALNLAAITAAICMGKEAHSDTSRRYTASVAAGLLYIALGLAGGTIVSLMAAFPQALVLAVAGLALLGTMASGLAVAVKDEQHREAALLTFLVTLSGVTLMGVGSAFWGVVVGGLAQWLWTRRQAASH